One window of Campylobacter sp. RM12651 genomic DNA carries:
- a CDS encoding ferrous iron transporter A: protein MKKIIKISLFTAFIIGFNACSSTTSLSEIAPIDNLTMVNNIRTLQGMREIGFEWDPIYDQNIDGYKIYRKELNDENAKDKLIATINDRYATHYSDNNLNPDTSYAYTFVTFNKEGNSKLSTINVKTIGKIEPVTFIQAIAGLPNKIKIIWRPHTDSRVVKYNIYKQDANSDKWYKVATINNRLSAEYLDEVKANLYAKYKVTALTYNGVESDASAEVEAISKVLPPQIVNINVTTNLPKKIILTWDAPKYEDFSHYKIYYSKASLLPFFELATTTENSYEDNIGDDGVSRYYYVTMIDKDGLESAKTGVNVVGMSLDKPKTPALTGFELQNENTLKIKWISTDNRIRTYKLIKNSTEVANGIQNDYYVDTTYVPGDVYQIIGVDEFGIESKPSSKLSVK from the coding sequence ATGAAGAAAATTATTAAAATAAGTTTATTTACAGCTTTTATTATAGGTTTTAATGCGTGCTCTAGCACAACAAGTCTTAGTGAAATTGCTCCGATTGATAATCTTACTATGGTAAATAATATAAGAACTCTTCAAGGTATGAGAGAAATAGGATTTGAGTGGGACCCTATATATGATCAAAATATAGATGGTTATAAGATTTATAGAAAAGAGCTAAATGATGAAAATGCAAAAGACAAACTAATCGCTACTATAAATGATAGATATGCAACTCATTATTCTGATAATAATTTAAATCCTGATACTAGCTATGCTTATACTTTCGTAACTTTTAATAAAGAAGGTAATTCAAAACTATCTACTATAAATGTAAAAACTATAGGAAAAATTGAACCAGTTACATTCATTCAAGCAATAGCAGGACTTCCTAATAAAATCAAAATAATTTGGAGACCGCATACTGATTCAAGAGTTGTAAAATATAATATTTATAAACAAGACGCTAATTCTGATAAGTGGTATAAAGTAGCAACTATTAATAATCGCTTAAGTGCTGAATATTTAGACGAAGTTAAAGCAAATCTATATGCTAAATACAAAGTAACTGCACTAACTTATAACGGAGTTGAAAGTGATGCTAGTGCTGAAGTTGAAGCAATTAGTAAAGTTTTACCACCACAAATTGTAAATATCAATGTAACTACAAACCTACCTAAAAAAATAATTCTTACTTGGGACGCTCCTAAATATGAAGATTTTTCTCATTATAAAATATATTATTCAAAAGCATCTTTATTACCATTTTTTGAGCTAGCTACAACTACAGAAAATAGCTATGAGGATAATATAGGAGATGATGGAGTAAGCAGATATTATTATGTAACTATGATAGATAAAGACGGACTTGAGAGTGCAAAAACTGGCGTAAATGTAGTTGGAATGAGCCTTGATAAACCTAAAACTCCTGCTCTTACAGGATTTGAATTACAAAATGAAAATACACTAAAAATAAAATGGATTAGCACGGATAATCGTATAAGAACCTATAAACTTATTAAAAATTCAACAGAAGTTGCAAACGGAATACAAAATGATTATTATGTAGATACTACATATGTGCCTGGAGATGTTTATCAAATAATTGGCGTTGATGAATTTGGAATAGAATCAAAACCTAGTTCAAAATTGAGTGTTAAATAA
- the trmB gene encoding tRNA (guanosine(46)-N7)-methyltransferase TrmB, translating into MPNFKAKYIKNLTLPICVGEVEFKFKTKTQLGKTLVYTNINNSSFFIELNEKNNEFVVKIDKLTKITDLALMQKALEAFEKTFCDEIISKAYHYNKFKELASNVISSPKDFKELINSLDNAYLEIGFGSGRHLLYQAKNNPQNTYIGIEIHKPSLIQVSKLAKDLKNIYLLDFDARIAIKELNNSCLNGIYLHFPVPWDDAPYRRVVSNEFKNECERVLKENGFFELRSDSLMYAEYTKNIFSDLDYDYFKNKDARIISKYESRWLKMNKDIYDFVCYVRNKKNLNQEIINQKINFKIDFNKLNFIKHIDEDFFLKISRIYECDNAKIIQIAYGGFDTPSSSYLLCKENEEFEFLFHDFCPNTLNLKAFIKLKEFLQ; encoded by the coding sequence ATGCCAAATTTTAAAGCAAAATATATAAAGAATTTAACCTTGCCAATTTGTGTTGGGGAGGTTGAATTTAAATTTAAAACAAAAACACAATTAGGCAAAACTTTAGTTTATACTAATATTAATAATTCTAGTTTTTTTATAGAACTTAACGAAAAAAATAACGAATTTGTAGTAAAAATTGATAAATTAACAAAAATTACCGACTTAGCCTTAATGCAAAAAGCCTTAGAAGCATTTGAAAAAACATTTTGTGATGAAATCATATCAAAAGCATATCATTATAATAAATTTAAAGAATTAGCAAGTAATGTCATATCATCTCCTAAGGACTTTAAAGAATTAATTAATTCATTAGATAATGCTTACTTAGAGATAGGTTTTGGTTCAGGAAGACATTTGCTATATCAAGCAAAAAATAATCCTCAAAATACTTATATTGGAATAGAAATTCATAAACCTAGTCTTATTCAAGTAAGTAAATTAGCTAAAGATTTAAAGAATATATATTTATTAGATTTTGATGCAAGAATAGCTATAAAAGAATTAAATAATAGTTGTTTAAATGGAATATATTTGCATTTTCCTGTGCCTTGGGACGACGCTCCTTATAGAAGAGTTGTATCAAATGAATTTAAAAACGAGTGCGAAAGAGTATTAAAAGAAAATGGATTTTTTGAATTAAGAAGCGATAGTTTAATGTATGCAGAATATACAAAAAATATTTTTTCTGATTTAGACTATGATTATTTTAAAAATAAAGACGCAAGGATAATAAGCAAATACGAAAGCCGTTGGCTTAAGATGAATAAAGATATATATGATTTTGTTTGCTATGTGAGAAATAAAAAGAATTTAAATCAAGAAATCATAAATCAAAAAATTAATTTCAAAATTGATTTTAATAAACTTAATTTTATAAAACATATTGATGAAGATTTTTTCTTAAAAATATCAAGAATTTATGAATGTGATAATGCAAAAATCATTCAAATAGCTTATGGTGGATTTGACACACCAAGTAGCTCTTATTTATTATGTAAAGAAAATGAAGAATTTGAGTTTTTGTTTCACGACTTTTGCCCAAATACTTTAAATTTAAAAGCATTTATTAAATTAAAAGAGTTTTTACAATGA
- a CDS encoding ATP-binding cassette domain-containing protein — protein sequence MKSNATLINANNLTLAYNNEIVLHNINFSANEGDFIFITGKSGSGKTTLLKSFFGEFSEFSGDLHVLFKNMGNISNAELLKLRRKLGIIFQDYKLINELNVSDNIALPLKIAGVKNEQISKHVDVLLKYTKLQHKAKKMPLELSGGEQQRIALARAIIHNPKIIICDEPTGNLDIHSADIIWQLLNAARNTFNACIIAVTHQIPPRIDFNYRHLNIENGVLNEFI from the coding sequence ATGAAAAGCAATGCTACTTTAATAAATGCCAATAATTTAACTCTAGCCTACAATAATGAAATAGTATTGCATAATATAAATTTTAGTGCTAATGAAGGTGATTTTATATTTATCACCGGTAAAAGTGGTAGCGGGAAAACAACATTGCTTAAAAGTTTTTTTGGAGAATTTAGCGAATTTAGTGGGGATTTGCATGTTTTGTTTAAAAATATGGGAAATATTAGCAATGCTGAATTGTTAAAACTTAGAAGAAAATTAGGAATAATTTTTCAAGATTATAAGCTAATTAACGAGCTAAATGTAAGCGATAATATAGCATTACCTTTAAAAATAGCTGGCGTTAAAAATGAACAAATCAGCAAGCATGTAGATGTGTTATTAAAATACACAAAACTTCAGCATAAAGCTAAAAAAATGCCTTTAGAATTAAGTGGCGGAGAGCAGCAAAGAATAGCCCTTGCAAGAGCAATCATACACAATCCTAAAATAATAATTTGTGATGAGCCAACAGGAAATCTTGATATTCATTCAGCTGATATTATTTGGCAATTACTAAACGCTGCTAGAAATACATTCAATGCTTGCATTATCGCAGTAACTCATCAAATTCCACCTAGAATTGATTTTAATTATAGGCATTTAAATATAGAAAATGGGGTTTTGAATGAATTTATTTAA
- a CDS encoding ABC transporter permease has translation MNLFKTHISFIFPLFIICFCFQFAFFIDELIKDYETKLNKDYSVVLVSELEIQAVDLANIEYFSSINELDPSEILNKLKKDITNANLNTLKSKLPKFYNISFTKFINENEINQIKKQLLKIPNVLKVETFSKTHIKIYKLLNIIKLISYICLICISILSIALFIKQIKIFKYEHENRIYILNLFGANFFQRAAPMLKIVFVDNIICFALLFAFFINFNNISYIKEFLAKLDIDLPQIDFLPSLIEVSSYSLLASLLCIMIVMFKVKRQ, from the coding sequence ATGAATTTATTTAAAACACATATTAGTTTTATTTTTCCACTTTTTATTATATGTTTTTGTTTTCAATTTGCCTTTTTTATTGATGAATTGATAAAAGATTATGAAACCAAATTAAATAAAGATTACAGCGTAGTATTAGTAAGCGAGCTAGAAATTCAAGCAGTTGATTTAGCTAATATTGAGTATTTTTCAAGTATTAATGAATTAGACCCTAGTGAAATTCTTAATAAATTAAAAAAAGATATAACAAATGCTAATTTAAATACCTTAAAATCAAAACTCCCAAAATTTTATAATATTAGCTTTACTAAATTTATTAATGAAAACGAAATAAATCAAATCAAAAAACAACTATTAAAAATACCGAATGTTTTAAAAGTAGAAACATTCTCAAAAACACACATTAAAATATATAAATTATTAAATATTATAAAACTAATCTCTTATATATGTTTAATTTGCATAAGCATATTATCTATTGCTTTATTTATAAAACAAATAAAAATTTTTAAATACGAGCACGAAAATAGAATTTATATTCTTAATTTATTTGGGGCAAATTTCTTCCAAAGAGCTGCACCAATGCTTAAGATTGTATTTGTAGATAATATAATTTGTTTTGCTTTATTATTTGCGTTTTTTATTAATTTTAATAATATCTCTTATATAAAAGAATTTTTAGCAAAACTTGATATAGATTTACCGCAAATTGATTTTTTACCTAGCTTAATTGAAGTAAGCTCTTATTCTTTACTAGCTTCATTACTATGTATAATGATTGTAATGTTTAAGGTAAAAAGACAATGA
- a CDS encoding peptidoglycan DD-metalloendopeptidase family protein, protein MKKLLIVLFSLSLFANQIENNTKKLEQTQNEKEQISKKLEDLASEIIEGEQKLKEINEKVKKTSNITAELQELVNAQNGELNTFITQNKELMKDKEKLGAKLVEIIAKDFSYDLIAPKDLIDSSMSIVSIEVLNTLSEVLNNELYKISKDYARTQQQIDYKQKKISEMNVNIDNYKKQAKELSELKKRQENLISKQKQDEKIYKQRLTNLQKQQDEIRATLAKLKIIENEKSNKKSSQTTQVKHSDTLSYDGKVAKYTGAKTIAPLVDFSVKQKFGDYIDPIYKLKIFNENVVLRSNTPDANVRVVFDGKVVFANDTAVLDKVVIVEHANGIHTIYAHLSKFSKLAKVGEVLKKGNIVGKVERDLTFEVTQKNYHINPLELINN, encoded by the coding sequence ATGAAAAAACTTCTAATAGTTTTGTTTAGCTTAAGTTTATTTGCAAATCAAATAGAAAACAACACAAAAAAACTAGAGCAAACTCAAAATGAAAAAGAACAAATATCAAAAAAATTAGAAGATTTGGCAAGTGAAATAATTGAAGGGGAACAAAAATTAAAAGAAATAAATGAAAAAGTTAAAAAAACTTCAAATATAACGGCAGAATTACAAGAACTTGTAAATGCTCAAAATGGAGAATTAAATACATTTATCACACAAAATAAAGAGCTAATGAAAGATAAAGAGAAATTAGGTGCTAAATTAGTTGAAATAATTGCTAAGGATTTTTCGTATGATTTAATAGCACCAAAAGATTTAATTGATAGCTCAATGAGTATAGTTTCTATTGAAGTATTAAACACACTTTCTGAAGTTTTGAATAATGAGCTTTATAAAATTTCAAAAGATTATGCAAGAACGCAACAGCAAATTGATTATAAGCAAAAAAAAATTAGTGAAATGAATGTAAATATTGATAATTATAAAAAACAAGCAAAAGAATTAAGCGAACTTAAAAAACGCCAAGAGAATTTAATTTCTAAACAAAAACAAGATGAAAAAATATATAAACAACGCCTAACAAATTTACAAAAACAACAAGATGAAATTAGAGCAACTTTGGCTAAGTTAAAAATCATAGAAAATGAAAAATCAAATAAAAAATCAAGTCAAACTACACAAGTAAAACATTCTGATACCTTAAGTTATGATGGAAAGGTAGCAAAATATACAGGAGCAAAAACTATAGCACCTTTGGTTGATTTTAGTGTAAAACAAAAATTTGGAGATTACATAGACCCTATATATAAATTAAAAATATTTAATGAAAATGTAGTGCTACGCTCAAATACGCCTGATGCCAATGTAAGAGTAGTATTTGATGGAAAAGTAGTTTTTGCAAATGATACTGCAGTCCTTGATAAGGTTGTAATTGTTGAACACGCAAATGGAATTCACACAATATACGCTCACTTATCAAAATTTAGCAAACTTGCAAAGGTTGGAGAAGTATTAAAAAAAGGAAACATTGTTGGAAAAGTTGAAAGGGATTTAACTTTTGAAGTTACACAAAAAAACTACCACATAAATCCGTTAGAACTAATCAACAATTAA
- a CDS encoding MFS transporter, which produces MSKNKLKPLLPICYIEALERFAFLGFLGIFVFYLMDTFSFSKGEASAISASLGAAIYAFGIFGAYLSDFCLGAKRCVILGIIFLTLGYLCLTFDLLTISLFCIIFGSVLIKSNITSLLSKSYPNDSEYVFSMFYIFVNIGCFLGQISAGLLILHSYNLAFFISFFSVFCAILVFFYNSKYISSEPIKYDFFKNNIAMLMLIFLFIAFLATQELLVVSKIISIFSILILIIFYIFIYRKIPTKNNFKKLAFYLIAAVFFYMLIFQSFNTLNILIKSKVSFSILNYQIPASWYLAFMFLVSIFTSMLLSFISKKSSINEALIIPAAMIIAASSFIVLGMLSKDDFINPFYILITYFMLGISQTSIGVLGLSIVSKLTPSGFNSSTMGIWFLCSGAAQGIEGIIVKYIDNISYELYFSMQGFFVLFLALLMLFAYKYLKV; this is translated from the coding sequence ATGTCAAAAAATAAGTTAAAACCACTATTACCAATATGTTACATAGAAGCCCTAGAAAGATTTGCCTTTTTAGGCTTTTTAGGTATTTTTGTATTTTATTTAATGGATACATTTTCTTTTTCTAAAGGTGAAGCAAGTGCAATAAGTGCAAGTTTGGGTGCTGCCATTTATGCTTTTGGTATATTTGGAGCATATTTAAGTGATTTTTGCTTAGGTGCAAAAAGATGTGTAATTTTAGGAATTATTTTTCTTACTTTAGGGTATTTATGTTTAACTTTTGATTTATTAACAATATCTCTTTTTTGCATTATTTTTGGTAGTGTATTAATCAAGTCAAATATTACAAGTTTGTTATCTAAAAGTTATCCTAATGATAGCGAGTATGTATTTAGTATGTTTTATATTTTTGTAAATATAGGATGTTTTTTGGGTCAAATTAGTGCTGGTCTTTTAATACTACATTCTTATAATTTAGCATTTTTCATATCATTTTTTAGTGTATTTTGTGCTATTTTAGTATTTTTTTATAATTCAAAATATATATCTAGCGAACCTATAAAATATGATTTTTTTAAAAATAATATAGCTATGCTTATGTTGATATTTTTATTTATTGCATTCTTAGCTACTCAAGAACTTTTGGTGGTTAGTAAAATTATAAGTATTTTTTCAATTTTAATTTTAATAATTTTTTATATTTTTATTTATAGAAAAATACCAACAAAAAATAATTTTAAAAAATTAGCTTTTTATTTAATAGCTGCTGTGTTTTTTTATATGTTGATTTTTCAAAGCTTTAATACTTTAAATATTTTAATTAAAAGTAAGGTTTCTTTTAGCATTTTAAATTATCAAATTCCAGCTAGTTGGTATTTAGCTTTTATGTTTTTAGTCAGTATTTTTACAAGTATGCTTTTAAGTTTTATAAGTAAAAAAAGCTCAATTAATGAAGCATTAATTATACCAGCTGCTATGATTATTGCTGCTAGTTCATTTATTGTTTTAGGAATGCTTAGCAAAGATGATTTTATTAATCCATTTTATATATTAATTACTTATTTTATGTTGGGTATTTCTCAAACAAGTATAGGGGTTTTAGGACTTAGCATAGTATCAAAATTAACTCCAAGTGGATTTAATTCAAGCACTATGGGAATTTGGTTTTTATGTTCTGGTGCCGCACAAGGAATTGAAGGAATTATCGTAAAATATATTGATAATATTAGTTATGAATTGTATTTTAGTATGCAAGGATTTTTTGTATTATTTTTAGCATTACTAATGTTATTTGCGTATAAATACTTAAAAGTATAA
- the ald gene encoding alanine dehydrogenase: MIIGCLKEIKDQEYRVGLTPLDVIEYINHGHEVLVESKAGAGIDISDEEYIKAGAKILTKEEIFEKAGMIIKVKEPIESEYKYFKKGQILYTYLHLAADEKLTKMLIDKEISAFAYETIQEGKNLPCLAPMSAIAGRLAVIQGCKYLEKTYGGNGMLLSGLTGVKKGKVVILGSGMVGLNAAQLAFGMGAEVVILGRDANRLDYIDHVFNGKITTLYSNISNILDSIKDADVVIGAALVPGAKTPKLLSRKHLKHMKKGAVIVDVAIDQGGCFETSRATTHTNPIYEVDGIIHYAVGNMPGAVAKTATLALLNATTPYGIKIANLGVIGAITCFESLRYGLNTHKGHCTHEGVANAFNLEYFNPKNFIAM, translated from the coding sequence ATGATTATAGGTTGTTTAAAAGAAATTAAAGACCAAGAATATAGAGTTGGCTTAACGCCTTTAGATGTTATTGAATATATAAATCATGGACATGAAGTTTTAGTAGAAAGTAAAGCCGGTGCTGGTATTGATATAAGTGATGAAGAATATATAAAAGCCGGAGCAAAGATTTTAACTAAAGAAGAAATTTTTGAAAAAGCTGGAATGATTATCAAAGTAAAAGAACCAATTGAAAGTGAATATAAGTATTTTAAAAAAGGACAGATTTTATATACATATTTACATTTAGCAGCAGATGAAAAACTTACAAAAATGTTAATAGATAAAGAAATATCAGCATTTGCTTATGAGACAATTCAAGAAGGTAAAAATCTTCCTTGTTTAGCTCCTATGAGTGCTATTGCTGGTCGTTTAGCGGTAATTCAAGGTTGTAAGTATTTGGAAAAAACTTATGGTGGTAATGGAATGCTGCTTAGTGGTCTAACTGGTGTTAAAAAAGGAAAAGTTGTAATTTTAGGTAGTGGTATGGTAGGGCTTAATGCTGCTCAACTTGCTTTTGGTATGGGAGCTGAAGTTGTGATTTTAGGTCGTGATGCTAATAGACTAGATTATATTGACCATGTATTTAATGGTAAGATTACTACTTTATATAGTAATATTTCAAATATATTAGATAGTATAAAAGATGCTGATGTAGTAATTGGAGCTGCGTTAGTTCCAGGAGCAAAAACTCCTAAATTATTATCTAGAAAACATTTAAAGCATATGAAAAAAGGTGCTGTTATAGTTGATGTTGCGATTGATCAAGGCGGTTGTTTTGAGACAAGTCGTGCAACAACTCATACAAACCCTATTTATGAAGTTGATGGGATAATTCATTATGCAGTTGGTAATATGCCAGGAGCAGTTGCAAAAACAGCTACTTTAGCACTATTAAACGCTACAACTCCTTATGGAATTAAAATAGCAAACCTTGGAGTAATTGGTGCTATAACTTGTTTTGAAAGTTTAAGATATGGTTTAAATACACATAAAGGACACTGCACTCACGAAGGTGTGGCAAATGCCTTTAATCTTGAGTATTTTAATCCTAAGAATTTCATTGCTATGTAA
- a CDS encoding manganese efflux pump, translating to MAYLMIIDIVILAFSLAIDAFFVALSICLVLQKQSLKKLLVFSALSACFQVLMPILGYYVTYLLNVRYMKLIQAIDHYVIFAIFVFLAYKLFKEFLDNENENINISYGSLFLLSIATSIDALGAGLMIFSLEYNLFISSLLIALITFFMCFSSLFISKMKVNKKILQPIGSLLLLFLAFKIVIVHMLENI from the coding sequence ATGGCTTATTTGATGATAATTGATATTGTTATTTTAGCTTTCTCTTTAGCAATTGACGCATTTTTTGTAGCATTAAGTATTTGCTTAGTGCTACAAAAACAATCTTTAAAAAAGTTATTGGTTTTTAGTGCATTATCTGCTTGTTTTCAAGTTTTAATGCCTATTTTAGGATATTATGTAACTTATTTATTAAATGTAAGGTATATGAAGTTAATTCAAGCAATTGATCATTATGTGATTTTTGCAATTTTTGTATTTTTAGCATATAAATTATTTAAGGAATTCTTAGATAATGAAAATGAGAATATTAATATAAGTTATGGTTCATTATTTTTGCTTAGCATAGCGACTAGTATTGATGCACTAGGTGCAGGACTTATGATATTTTCTTTGGAATATAATTTATTTATTTCTTCTTTATTAATAGCTTTAATTACATTTTTTATGTGTTTTTCTAGTTTATTTATAAGTAAAATGAAAGTTAATAAAAAAATTTTACAACCAATAGGAAGCTTGCTACTTTTATTTTTGGCGTTTAAAATTGTAATAGTTCATATGTTAGAAAACATATAA